A genomic segment from Mustela lutreola isolate mMusLut2 chromosome 15, mMusLut2.pri, whole genome shotgun sequence encodes:
- the LOC131817102 gene encoding tubulin gamma-1 chain: protein MPREIITLQLGQCGNQIGFEFWKQLCAEHGISPEGIVEEFATEGTDRKDVFFYQADDEHYIPRAVLLDLEPRVIHSILNSPYAKLYNPENIYLSEHGGGAGNNWASGFSQGEKIHEDIFDIIDREADGSDSLEGFVLCHSIAGGTGSGLGSYLLERLNDRYPKKLVQTYSVFPNQDEMSDVVVQPYNSLLTLKRLTQNADCVVVLDNTALNRIATDRLHIQNPSFSQINQLVSTIMSASTTTLRYPGYMNNDLIGLIASLIPTPRLHFLMTGYTPLTTDQSVASVRKTTVLDVMRRLLQPKNVMVSTGRDRQTNHCYIAILNIIQGEVDPTQVHKSLQRIRERKLANFIPWGPASIQVALSRKSPYLPSAHRVSGLMMANHTSISSLFERTCRQYDKLRKREAFLEQFRKEDIFKENFDELDTSREVVQQLIDEYHAATRPDYISWGAQEQ, encoded by the exons ATGCCGAGGGAAATCATCACCCTACAGTTGGGCCAGTGCGGCAATCAGA TTGGGTTCGAGTTCTGGAAACAGCTGTGCGCCGAGCATGGTATCAGCCCCGAGGGCATCGTGGAGGAGTTCGCCACCGAGGGCACTGACCGCAAGGACGTCTTTTTCTACCAG GCAGACGATGAGCACTACATCCCCAGGGCAGTGCTGCTGGACTTGGAGCCCCGGGTGATCCACTCCATCCTCAACTCCCCCTATGCGAAGCTCTACAACCCAGAGAACATCTACCTGTCGGAGCATGGAGGAGGAGCTGGCAACAACTGGGCCAGTGGATTCTCGCAG GGAGAGAAGATCCATGAGGACATTTTTGACATCATAGATCGGGAGGCAGATGGCAGTGACAGTCTAGAG GGCTTCGTGCTGTGTCACTCCATCGCTGGGGGGACAGGCTCTGGCCTGGGCTCCTACCTCTTAGAAAGGCTGAATGACAG GTACCCCAAGAAGCTGGTGCAGACGTACTCAGTGTTTCCCAACCAGGACGAGATGAGCGATGTGGTGGTCCAGCCCTACAACTCACTGCTCACACTCAAGAGGCTGACCCAGAACGCAGACTGTGTG GTGGTGTTGGACAACACAGCCCTGAACCGGATCGCCACAGACCGCCTGCACATCCAGAACCCGTCCTTCTCCCAGATCAACCAGCTG GTGTCCACCATCATGTCAGCCAGCACCACCACCCTGCGCTACCCCGGCTACATGAACAACGACCTCATCGGCCTCATCGCCTCGCTCATTCCCACTCCTCGACTCCACTTCCTCATGACGGGCTACACCCCACTCACCACGGACCAGTCG GTGGCCAGCGTGCGGAAGACCACGGTCCTGGATGTCATGAGGCGGCTGCTGCAGCCCAAGAACGTGATGGTGTCCACGGGCCGGGATCGCCAGACCAACCACTGCTACATCGCCATCCTCAACATCATCCAGGGGGAGGTGGACCCCACACAG GTCCACAAGAGTCTGCAGAGGATCCGGGAACGGAAGCTGGCCAACTTCATCCCCTGGGGCCCTGCCAGCATCCAGGTGGCCCTGTCAAGGAAGTCTCCCTACCTGCCTTCAGCCCACCGGGTCAGTGGGCTCATGATGGCCAACCACACCAGCATCTCCTCG CTCTTCGAGCGGACCTGTCGCCAGTATGACAAGCTGCGGAAACGGGAGGCCTTCCTGGAGCAGTTCCGCAAGGAGGACATCTTCAAGGAGAACTTCGACGAGCTGGACACGTCCAGGGAGGTGGTGCAGCAGCTCATCGACGAGTACCACGCAGCCACGCGGCCAGACTACATCTCCTGGGGCGCCCAGGAGCAGTGA